GGTATTCCTGCCACAGGCTGGTGGCATTTTCGCTCCGGTCGATACGGCGCGAACCCCGGCGCCGGTCGGCCGACCGGAGCGGTTATCCCGAACCGGCCGGGACGTGGCGGAACGGGAATTCAGCGGCACGATTCCCGCTTCGCACTCCCGCCTCTCCTCCGGAAAGGCCGCGGCGCAGCCCTCCCCAGGCGCCGCGGCCTTTTCGTTTGCCGGGCGCGGCCGCCGGTGGCTTGACAGCACGGCACCGGGTTGCACCATCCGCGCCGGACGGCGGGCGCGGTTGCGGACCGCCGGTTGTACATCCGGAACGATACAGGACGGCGGCGGTGTTCCAGCGGCTTTACGGTTGGGCGATGACGAAGGCGGCGCATCCGCACGCCTTCTGGTGGCTCGTCGCCTTCGCCTTCGCCGAGGCGACCTTCTTTCCCCTGCCGGCCGATATTCTGCTGATCCCGATGGTCCTCGCCGTGCGCGCCCGGGCGTGGCGGCTGGCGGCGGCCTGCACTGTGGCCTCGGTCGCCGGCGGCTGTTTCGGCTGGCTGATCGGCAGTTTCGCCTTCGAGGAACTCGGCCGGCCGCTGATCGAACTCTACGGCGCGATGGACAAAATGGCATTCCTCCGGGCGGAGTACCACAAATACGGCGAACTCTTCGTCGCCATCGGCGCGGTCACGCCGGTGCCCTACAAGGTGGTGACCATCGCCAGCGGCTTCTTCCAGATGGACCCGGCCAGCTTCGCGCTGGTCTCGCTGGTCGGTCGCGGCGTGCGCTATTTCTTCGTCGCCGGCGCCGTCTTCCTGTTCGGCCCGCTGATCCACCGCTTCATCAACCGCAACGCACAACTCGCCTTCGCGGTCTTCACTGCGCTGCTGCTCGGCGGCTTCATGCTGACGGCGTGGGTGCTGTGAGGCCGGGCAGACGCTGCTGAACTATTCCGCCGCGGCGGCCGGCGCCTCCGGCCGCGTCACCCGCGCGGCGCAGAATTTGAAGCTCGGGATCTTGCCCCAGGGGTCG
The genomic region above belongs to Rhodospirillaceae bacterium and contains:
- a CDS encoding VTT domain-containing protein produces the protein MFQRLYGWAMTKAAHPHAFWWLVAFAFAEATFFPLPADILLIPMVLAVRARAWRLAAACTVASVAGGCFGWLIGSFAFEELGRPLIELYGAMDKMAFLRAEYHKYGELFVAIGAVTPVPYKVVTIASGFFQMDPASFALVSLVGRGVRYFFVAGAVFLFGPLIHRFINRNAQLAFAVFTALLLGGFMLTAWVL